Proteins encoded in a region of the Haloarchaeobius salinus genome:
- a CDS encoding excinuclease ABC subunit C: protein MDAQTVREHASDLPTEPGVYQFLEGDTVLYVGKAVDLRSRVRSYADPRSARIAGMVERADDLDVAVTDTETQALLLEANLIKRHQPRYNVRLKDDKSYPLVQLTDHEFPRIEVTRDPNEGATVFGPYTSMGTVETVVKALRETFGVRGCSDHKFAGRARPCLDYEMGLCTAPCTDEIAREDYIADVDSVTQFFAGETGVLADPLSREMEQAAASQSFERAANLRDRLEVVESFHGGGGEAVSGREEYERSVDVLGVALRGDDATVARLHAEGGQLVERDRHAVAAPAGTDQEASDAVPAVLAAFLVQYYAERSLPDAILLPEHHGDEEVAAWLDAADVAVRVPGAGREAKLVELALKNARRNVGRRDESAALADELCLSRVSRIEGFDVSHAQGRAVVGSNVCFVDGSAEKSDYRRKKLDETNDDYANMAALVRWRAERALEGRDDRPDPDLLLIDGGEGQLSAAMDALEATGWDVPAVALAKAEELVITPDRTHDWDDDAPQLHLLQRVRDEAHRFAVQYHQSVRDDVSTVLDDVSGIGPATRRRLLGRFGSVENVRAASVDELLAVEGVGEKTAERLRRRL, encoded by the coding sequence ATGGACGCGCAGACGGTCCGGGAGCACGCGAGCGACCTGCCCACTGAGCCGGGGGTCTACCAGTTCCTCGAGGGCGACACGGTGCTGTACGTCGGGAAGGCCGTGGACCTGCGCTCTCGCGTCCGGTCGTACGCGGACCCGCGCTCGGCGCGCATCGCGGGGATGGTCGAGCGCGCGGACGACCTCGACGTGGCCGTCACCGACACGGAGACGCAGGCGCTGCTGCTGGAGGCGAACCTCATCAAGCGCCATCAGCCGCGGTACAACGTGCGGCTGAAGGACGACAAGTCGTATCCCCTGGTGCAGCTGACCGACCACGAGTTCCCCCGCATCGAGGTGACGCGGGACCCGAACGAGGGCGCGACCGTCTTCGGCCCGTACACGAGCATGGGCACCGTCGAGACGGTCGTGAAGGCGCTGCGGGAGACGTTCGGCGTGCGGGGCTGTTCGGACCACAAGTTCGCGGGACGGGCGCGCCCCTGTCTGGACTACGAGATGGGGCTCTGCACCGCGCCCTGCACCGACGAGATAGCGAGAGAGGACTATATCGCCGACGTCGACTCGGTGACGCAGTTCTTCGCCGGCGAGACGGGCGTGCTGGCCGACCCGCTGTCCCGGGAGATGGAGCAGGCGGCGGCGAGCCAGTCGTTCGAGCGCGCGGCGAACCTGCGCGACCGGCTGGAGGTCGTCGAGTCGTTCCACGGGGGCGGCGGCGAGGCCGTCAGCGGCCGGGAAGAGTACGAGCGCTCGGTCGACGTGCTCGGGGTGGCGCTCCGGGGCGACGACGCGACCGTGGCGCGGCTCCACGCGGAGGGCGGCCAGCTCGTCGAGCGGGACCGGCACGCCGTCGCCGCGCCGGCGGGAACCGACCAGGAGGCGAGCGACGCCGTCCCGGCCGTGCTTGCGGCGTTCCTCGTGCAGTACTACGCGGAGCGGTCGCTGCCCGACGCCATCCTGCTCCCCGAGCACCACGGCGACGAGGAGGTGGCGGCGTGGCTCGACGCCGCGGACGTGGCGGTCCGGGTGCCGGGCGCGGGTCGGGAGGCGAAGCTGGTCGAGCTGGCGCTGAAGAACGCCCGCCGGAACGTCGGCCGCCGGGACGAGTCCGCCGCGCTCGCGGACGAACTCTGCCTCTCGCGGGTCTCTAGAATCGAGGGCTTCGACGTGAGCCACGCGCAGGGGAGAGCGGTCGTCGGCTCGAACGTCTGCTTCGTCGACGGCTCCGCCGAGAAGTCGGACTACCGGCGGAAGAAGCTCGACGAGACGAACGACGACTACGCGAACATGGCCGCCCTCGTGCGCTGGCGGGCCGAGCGCGCGCTCGAGGGCCGCGACGACCGGCCCGACCCGGACCTCCTCCTGATAGACGGCGGCGAGGGCCAGCTCTCGGCGGCAATGGATGCGCTCGAAGCGACGGGCTGGGACGTGCCCGCGGTCGCGCTCGCGAAGGCCGAGGAGCTGGTCATCACGCCCGACCGCACCCACGACTGGGACGACGACGCGCCGCAGCTCCACCTGCTCCAGCGCGTCCGCGACGAGGCCCACCGCTTCGCCGTGCAGTACCACCAGTCGGTTCGGGACGACGTGTCGACGGTGCTCGACGACGTGTCCGGCATCGGCCCGGCGACACGCCGGCGGCTGCTCGGACGGTTCGGCAGCGTCGAGAACGTGCGTGCGGCCAGCGTCGACGAGCTACTGGCCGTCGAGGGCGTCGGCGAGAAGACCGCGGAACGGCTGCGTCGGCGGCTCTAG
- a CDS encoding DUF4013 domain-containing protein, whose product MVVDSLKFPTKGEDGLLRAIIGGGLLLASAIIPLLPQLIVNGYSLQSMRAGARNDPNPPEFEDWESLLKDGALMFGVTLVYTLIPMMLLFGLFFLGFFVFSFGAAAGSAAGEGGAAAGGGIGLIVMLVLGGIALLLLLLAYYVMPAALVGLATEEEFSAAFDFDSIREIAFTVDYFVALVVAAIVNFLAFLVILPLMLLLVGFPLAFILQAGIFHYLGTVARDIATTGSAAPGTSDPRAGDAY is encoded by the coding sequence ATGGTAGTCGATTCACTGAAGTTCCCGACGAAGGGTGAGGACGGGCTACTGCGGGCCATCATCGGTGGTGGCCTGCTGCTCGCCTCGGCCATCATCCCGCTGCTTCCACAGCTCATCGTGAACGGGTACAGCCTCCAGTCGATGCGTGCCGGCGCTCGGAACGACCCGAACCCACCCGAGTTCGAGGACTGGGAGAGCCTGCTGAAAGACGGCGCACTGATGTTCGGCGTCACGCTCGTGTACACGCTGATACCGATGATGCTCCTGTTCGGGCTGTTCTTCCTCGGCTTCTTCGTGTTCTCCTTCGGCGCGGCAGCCGGCAGCGCCGCCGGCGAGGGTGGGGCGGCCGCGGGTGGCGGCATCGGCCTCATCGTCATGCTCGTCCTCGGCGGCATCGCCCTCCTGCTGTTGCTGCTCGCGTACTACGTGATGCCGGCCGCGCTCGTCGGCCTCGCGACCGAGGAGGAGTTCAGTGCTGCGTTCGACTTCGACTCCATCCGCGAGATCGCGTTCACGGTCGACTACTTCGTCGCGCTGGTCGTCGCGGCCATCGTGAACTTCCTCGCGTTCCTCGTCATCCTCCCGCTGATGCTCCTGCTCGTCGGCTTCCCGCTCGCGTTCATCCTGCAGGCCGGTATCTTCCACTACCTCGGCACCGTCGCCCGCGACATCGCGACGACGGGGAGCGCTGCGCCAGGCACCAGCGACCCACGGGCCGGCGACGCCTACTAG
- a CDS encoding ABC transporter permease produces MRLATIARDDFTNARRSSIVLAVIGVFTLLVAMIFASEYGIYDEPYRTLFDVSAFVSFVFPLFLAPLAYLSIAGDRMDGTIKYVMGLPNSRAEYFFGKFLSRLSVAAAAVVLGMLVGLVVAFATYVQAPSVERFAIFTGVSLVYTVSFVSIFVAISAAASSRSRAMFGALGAYFVFVVFWFGFFPVINLGTILDTVGSLLGVTISENTRSYVAIMSPATAYLQSTEPVYAGVFDQYQAFQLNFQPESDRLHDQTWFAVLVMLAWSAVSLAVGYLSFRRSELG; encoded by the coding sequence ATGCGCCTCGCCACCATCGCCCGCGACGACTTCACGAACGCCAGGCGCTCCTCCATCGTGCTGGCGGTCATCGGCGTGTTCACGCTGCTCGTCGCGATGATCTTCGCCTCGGAGTACGGCATCTACGACGAGCCCTACCGGACGCTGTTCGACGTCTCGGCGTTCGTCTCGTTCGTCTTCCCGCTCTTTCTCGCGCCGCTTGCGTACCTCTCCATCGCGGGCGACCGGATGGATGGGACCATCAAGTACGTCATGGGGCTGCCGAACAGCCGCGCCGAGTACTTCTTCGGGAAGTTCCTCTCCCGGCTGAGCGTCGCGGCCGCCGCCGTCGTCCTCGGAATGCTCGTGGGACTCGTCGTCGCGTTCGCGACGTACGTGCAGGCCCCGAGCGTCGAGCGCTTCGCCATCTTTACCGGCGTCTCGCTCGTCTACACAGTGTCGTTCGTCAGTATCTTCGTCGCCATCTCCGCCGCCGCCTCCTCGCGGTCGCGTGCGATGTTCGGCGCGCTCGGCGCGTACTTCGTGTTCGTGGTGTTCTGGTTCGGCTTCTTCCCGGTCATCAACCTCGGGACCATCCTCGACACGGTCGGGAGCCTGCTCGGGGTGACCATCTCCGAGAACACCCGGAGCTACGTCGCCATCATGTCGCCCGCGACGGCGTACCTCCAGTCGACCGAACCGGTGTACGCGGGGGTGTTCGACCAGTACCAGGCGTTCCAGCTGAACTTCCAGCCCGAGAGCGACAGGCTCCACGACCAGACGTGGTTCGCCGTCCTGGTGATGCTCGCGTGGTCGGCCGTCTCGCTCGCCGTCGGCTACCTCTCGTTCCGCCGGTCGGAGCTCGGTTGA
- a CDS encoding ABC transporter ATP-binding protein, with the protein MAAIRTDDLTRRFGDVVAVDGLDLTVEEGEVFGFLGPNGAGKSTTINVLLGFIEPSSGGAEVLGADVTTHSRSVRERIGLLPEGYGLYENLTGREHLVSAIETKGSADDPDELLDRVGLDAGDARRAAGGYSKGMQQRLGLAIALVGDPDLLVLDEPSSGLDPKGIKLLRDIVREETDRGATVFFSSHILDQVEKVCDRVGIMAKGELVALDTLGNLREQLGVGGVVEATVDAVPDLGPVRAVEGVRDVTAEDDVVRVTCAEPAAKMPALRRIDDAATVSDIGIDTTSLESLFEQYTNGEHGRDATAAEATTAEDATAVTGGED; encoded by the coding sequence ATGGCAGCGATACGAACAGACGACCTCACCAGACGGTTCGGTGACGTCGTCGCGGTCGACGGTCTCGACCTGACCGTCGAGGAGGGGGAGGTGTTCGGCTTCCTCGGCCCGAACGGGGCCGGGAAGTCGACGACCATCAACGTGCTCCTCGGCTTCATCGAGCCCTCCAGCGGCGGAGCCGAGGTGCTCGGTGCGGACGTGACGACGCACTCGCGGTCCGTCCGCGAGCGCATCGGCCTGCTCCCGGAGGGGTACGGCCTCTACGAGAACCTGACCGGGCGCGAGCACCTCGTCTCGGCCATCGAGACGAAGGGTTCGGCCGACGACCCCGACGAGTTGCTCGACCGGGTCGGCCTCGACGCCGGCGACGCACGGCGGGCCGCCGGTGGCTACTCGAAGGGGATGCAACAGCGCCTCGGGCTGGCCATCGCGCTCGTCGGCGACCCGGACCTGCTCGTCCTCGACGAACCCTCCTCCGGACTGGACCCGAAGGGCATCAAGCTCCTCCGGGACATCGTCCGCGAGGAGACCGACCGCGGCGCGACGGTGTTCTTCTCCAGCCACATCCTCGACCAGGTCGAGAAGGTCTGCGACCGCGTCGGCATCATGGCGAAGGGCGAGCTCGTCGCGCTCGACACGCTGGGGAACCTGCGCGAGCAGCTCGGCGTCGGCGGTGTCGTCGAGGCGACGGTCGACGCGGTGCCGGACCTCGGCCCCGTCCGGGCCGTCGAGGGCGTCCGTGACGTGACCGCGGAGGACGACGTGGTCCGCGTGACCTGCGCCGAGCCGGCGGCGAAGATGCCGGCGCTCCGACGCATCGACGACGCCGCGACCGTCTCGGACATCGGTATCGACACCACGTCGCTCGAATCGCTGTTCGAGCAGTACACGAACGGTGAACACGGGCGGGATGCGACGGCCGCCGAGGCGACCACCGCCGAAGACGCCACCGCCGTCACCGGAGGCGAGGACTGA
- the uvrB gene encoding excinuclease ABC subunit UvrB: protein MSDANSGPLSPDRPDAQKPFRVDAPFEPAGDQPEAIESLVAGFESGATEQTLLGVTGSGKTNTVSWTVEELQEPTLVIAHNKTLAAQLYEEFRELYPDNAVEYFVSYYDYYQPEAYVEQTDTFIDKDASINDEIDRLRHSATRSLLTRDDVIVVASVSAIYGLGDPANYVDMSLRLEVGEQVGRDELLARLVDLNYERNDVDFTQGTFRVRGDTVEIYPMYGRYAVRVELWGDEIDRMVKMDPMQGEVVSEEPAVLVHPAEHYSIPEERLERAMEQIEEDMADRVRYFERKGDAVAAQRIEERTTFDLEMMQETGYCSGIENYSLYLSDRESGEAPYTLLDYFPDDFLCVIDESHQTLPQVKGQFAGDKSRKDSLVENGFRLPTAYDNRPLTFEEFMEKTDKRLYVSATPGDYEREHSDNVAEQIVRPTHLVDPAVEVAPATGQVDDLMDRIDERVEQDERVLVTTLTKRMAEDLTEFLEESGVDVAYMHDETDTLERHELVRALRLGDIDVLVGINLLREGLDIPEVSLVAILDADQEGFLRSETMLVQTMGRAARNVNGEVVLYADDRSDAMNAAIEETQRRRRIQQQYNAEHGFTPTTIEKDVGETSLPGAETDTGGLASEGAPEDAEAAAARIQRLEDRMQEAANNLEFELAADIRDRIRDLRQEFEALDDPDDGTIEPEADPEF from the coding sequence ATGAGCGACGCCAACTCCGGCCCTCTCTCTCCGGACAGACCGGACGCCCAGAAACCGTTCCGGGTGGACGCACCGTTCGAGCCGGCAGGCGACCAGCCCGAGGCCATCGAGTCGCTGGTCGCGGGCTTCGAGTCCGGTGCGACCGAGCAGACGCTGCTCGGGGTGACGGGGTCGGGCAAGACCAACACGGTGTCGTGGACCGTCGAGGAGCTCCAGGAGCCGACGCTGGTCATCGCCCACAACAAGACGCTGGCGGCACAGCTCTACGAGGAGTTCCGCGAGCTGTACCCGGACAACGCGGTCGAGTACTTCGTCAGCTACTACGACTACTACCAGCCGGAGGCGTACGTCGAGCAGACGGACACCTTCATCGACAAGGACGCCTCCATCAACGACGAGATCGACCGGCTCCGGCACTCGGCCACGCGCTCGCTGCTGACGCGGGACGACGTCATCGTCGTCGCCAGCGTGTCGGCAATCTACGGGCTCGGCGACCCGGCGAACTACGTGGACATGTCGCTGCGGCTGGAGGTGGGCGAGCAGGTGGGTCGCGACGAACTGCTCGCCCGACTGGTCGACCTGAACTACGAGCGCAACGACGTGGACTTCACGCAGGGCACGTTCCGGGTGCGCGGCGACACCGTCGAGATCTACCCGATGTACGGCCGGTACGCCGTCCGCGTCGAACTGTGGGGCGACGAGATAGACCGCATGGTGAAGATGGACCCGATGCAGGGCGAGGTCGTGAGCGAGGAGCCCGCCGTGCTCGTCCACCCGGCGGAGCACTACTCCATCCCGGAGGAGCGCCTCGAACGGGCGATGGAGCAGATCGAGGAGGACATGGCCGACCGGGTGCGCTACTTCGAGCGCAAGGGCGACGCCGTCGCGGCCCAGCGCATCGAGGAGCGCACGACGTTCGACCTGGAGATGATGCAGGAGACGGGCTACTGCTCGGGCATCGAGAACTACTCGCTCTACCTCTCCGACCGCGAGTCCGGGGAGGCACCGTACACCCTGCTCGACTACTTCCCCGACGACTTCCTCTGTGTCATCGACGAGTCCCACCAGACCCTCCCGCAGGTCAAGGGGCAGTTCGCCGGCGACAAGTCCCGGAAGGACTCGCTGGTCGAGAACGGCTTCCGGCTGCCGACGGCGTACGACAACCGCCCGCTCACGTTCGAGGAGTTCATGGAGAAGACCGACAAGCGGCTGTACGTCTCGGCGACGCCCGGCGACTACGAGCGCGAGCACAGCGACAACGTCGCGGAGCAGATCGTCCGCCCGACCCACCTCGTCGACCCGGCCGTCGAGGTCGCGCCGGCGACGGGGCAGGTCGACGACCTGATGGACCGCATCGACGAGCGCGTCGAGCAGGACGAGCGCGTGCTCGTGACCACCCTCACGAAGCGCATGGCCGAGGACCTCACGGAGTTCCTCGAGGAGTCGGGCGTCGACGTGGCGTACATGCACGACGAGACGGACACGCTGGAGCGTCACGAGCTGGTCCGGGCGCTCCGACTCGGCGACATCGACGTGCTCGTCGGCATCAACCTGCTCCGGGAGGGGCTGGACATCCCCGAGGTGAGCCTCGTCGCCATCCTCGACGCCGACCAGGAGGGCTTCCTGCGGTCGGAGACGATGCTCGTGCAGACGATGGGCCGTGCGGCCCGGAACGTCAACGGCGAGGTGGTGCTGTACGCCGACGACCGCAGCGACGCGATGAACGCCGCCATCGAGGAGACCCAGCGCCGCCGGCGCATCCAGCAGCAGTACAACGCGGAGCACGGCTTCACGCCGACGACCATCGAGAAGGACGTCGGCGAGACGAGCCTCCCCGGCGCGGAGACCGACACCGGCGGACTGGCGAGCGAGGGCGCACCGGAGGACGCAGAGGCCGCCGCCGCCAGAATCCAGCGGCTCGAGGACCGCATGCAGGAGGCCGCGAACAACCTCGAGTTCGAGCTCGCCGCGGACATCCGCGACCGAATCCGCGACCTGCGCCAGGAGTTCGAGGCGCTCGACGACCCCGACGACGGCACCATCGAGCCCGAGGCCGACCCCGAGTTCTGA
- the serS gene encoding serine--tRNA ligase produces the protein MLDRRYLRENPEEVRESLDDRGYDVDLDEILELDAEWRELKAEGDDLRHERNEVSSKIGQLKQEGDEEAAQEAIERSSELKERLQRVEERTDELEDELDEAMLELPQVPDDSVPVGDDEADNVEVERWGFDDLRDLPDEVTPHYDLGEDLDIIDEARGAKTTGAGFYFLKGDGARLEHALIQFMLDVHREQEYVDVFPPVPVKSTSMRGTGQLPKFNEDAYRIGGDEFDAYDDDDLWLCPTAEVPVTNMYRDDILLREDLPLKHQAYTPNFRREAGEHGTETRGIVRVHQFNKVELVNFVEPEESYDRLDALVEEAAEVLERLGLPYRVLDLCTGDLTFASAKTYDLEVWAPGTDSEDAPEGMGGRWLEVSSASNFEAFQARRAGIRYRPEHHESAEYLHTLNASGTAVGRVMVAILEYYQNEDGTVDVPEPLQPYMGGTEVIEGHEKVGESALGTDE, from the coding sequence ATGCTCGACCGCCGATACCTCCGGGAGAACCCCGAGGAAGTCCGCGAGAGCCTCGACGACCGGGGCTACGACGTGGACCTCGACGAGATCCTGGAACTGGACGCGGAGTGGCGCGAACTGAAAGCCGAAGGCGACGACCTCCGCCACGAGCGCAACGAGGTCAGCAGCAAGATCGGCCAGCTCAAGCAGGAGGGCGACGAGGAGGCGGCCCAGGAGGCCATCGAGCGGTCCAGCGAGCTGAAGGAGAGACTCCAGCGGGTCGAGGAACGCACCGACGAGCTGGAGGACGAACTCGACGAGGCGATGCTCGAACTGCCGCAGGTCCCCGACGACAGCGTCCCCGTCGGCGACGACGAGGCCGACAACGTCGAGGTCGAGCGCTGGGGGTTCGACGACCTGCGCGACCTGCCGGACGAGGTCACGCCGCACTACGACCTCGGCGAGGACCTCGACATCATCGACGAGGCCCGCGGCGCGAAGACGACGGGTGCCGGCTTCTACTTCCTCAAGGGCGACGGCGCGCGCCTCGAGCACGCACTCATCCAGTTCATGCTGGACGTCCACCGCGAGCAGGAGTACGTCGACGTGTTCCCGCCGGTCCCCGTGAAGTCGACCTCGATGCGCGGCACCGGCCAGCTCCCGAAGTTCAACGAGGACGCCTACCGCATCGGCGGCGACGAGTTCGACGCGTACGACGACGACGACCTCTGGCTCTGCCCCACCGCGGAGGTGCCGGTCACGAACATGTACCGCGACGACATCCTCCTCCGCGAGGACCTGCCCCTCAAGCATCAGGCGTACACGCCGAACTTCCGGCGCGAGGCGGGCGAGCACGGCACCGAGACCCGGGGCATCGTCCGCGTCCACCAGTTCAACAAGGTCGAACTCGTCAACTTCGTCGAGCCCGAGGAGAGCTACGACCGCCTCGACGCGCTCGTCGAGGAGGCCGCCGAGGTGCTCGAACGCCTCGGACTCCCGTATCGGGTGCTCGACCTCTGCACGGGCGACCTCACGTTCGCCTCCGCGAAGACGTACGACCTCGAGGTCTGGGCCCCCGGCACCGACAGCGAAGACGCCCCCGAGGGCATGGGCGGCCGCTGGCTGGAGGTCTCCAGCGCCTCGAACTTCGAGGCGTTCCAGGCGCGCCGGGCGGGCATCCGCTACCGTCCCGAACATCACGAGAGCGCGGAGTACCTGCACACGCTCAACGCCTCCGGCACCGCCGTCGGCCGCGTGATGGTCGCCATCCTCGAGTACTACCAGAACGAGGACGGCACCGTCGACGTGCCCGAACCCCTCCAGCCGTACATGGGCGGCACCGAGGTCATCGAGGGCCACGAGAAGGTCGGCGAGAGCGCGCTCGGCACCGACGAGTAA
- a CDS encoding SHOCT domain-containing protein, producing the protein MFPPAFFGSVGAPEIVIILFVFSLPVALVLLAGVIHAARSQQSSTDRALEELRIAYARGEMDDDEFERRKRTLEGED; encoded by the coding sequence ATGTTCCCGCCCGCGTTCTTCGGCAGCGTCGGTGCTCCCGAGATCGTCATCATCCTGTTCGTCTTCTCCCTCCCGGTCGCGCTGGTGCTCCTCGCCGGCGTCATCCACGCCGCGCGTTCACAGCAGTCCAGCACGGACCGCGCACTCGAGGAGCTGCGCATCGCCTACGCCCGCGGCGAGATGGACGACGACGAGTTCGAACGCCGGAAACGGACGCTCGAGGGCGAGGACTGA
- a CDS encoding nuclear transport factor 2 family protein, giving the protein MATDDPVATYYRALDEHDYETLRAVLSPSFVQHRPDRTFEDRESFVRFMRDGRPSPETSHELEGRFRLDGAGGDGEDGDGPTVLVRGRVCEDGEVLLRFVDAFALADGLIERVETYTR; this is encoded by the coding sequence ATGGCCACCGACGACCCGGTCGCGACGTACTACCGCGCGCTCGACGAGCACGACTACGAGACGCTCCGTGCGGTCCTCTCGCCGTCGTTCGTCCAGCACCGACCGGACCGCACGTTCGAGGACCGCGAGTCGTTCGTCCGGTTCATGCGCGACGGCCGGCCGTCCCCGGAGACGAGCCACGAGCTCGAGGGTCGGTTCCGGCTGGACGGTGCTGGTGGCGACGGCGAGGACGGCGACGGACCCACGGTTCTCGTCCGTGGTCGGGTGTGCGAGGACGGCGAGGTGCTGCTCCGGTTCGTCGACGCGTTCGCGCTCGCCGACGGACTGATCGAGCGCGTCGAGACGTACACCCGGTGA
- a CDS encoding redoxin domain-containing protein, translated as MLSVGSEAPNFSLPGVENGEFDEYSLVEALREDLVVIAFYPADFSPTCTEELCTLQDMDLLNLDADVTLFGISGDSMYSHRRFAEEYDITYPLLADSMGEVAAEYGVCMPDWRGHRNVPKRSVFVVDERQRVRYAWSADDQTVLPDVGEVRAAIDDVRDDRTAVQRYARGYEHLGAGRDRFETAWSEYEVGAWRGAVEHFDEAVAYFDAASESLRSAERFAESERVEVACQEAGDRADDYRQAARWYARSAEHYAADDEPLGDEYRADAEGPHEAASTGDALPTPSSLFPEE; from the coding sequence ATGCTTTCCGTCGGCTCCGAAGCCCCGAACTTCTCCCTCCCCGGCGTCGAGAACGGCGAGTTCGACGAGTACTCGCTGGTCGAGGCGCTCCGCGAGGACCTCGTCGTCATCGCGTTCTATCCGGCCGACTTCAGCCCGACCTGCACCGAGGAGCTCTGTACGCTCCAGGATATGGACCTGCTGAATCTGGATGCCGACGTGACACTGTTCGGTATCTCGGGCGACTCGATGTACAGCCACCGGCGCTTCGCCGAGGAGTACGACATCACCTACCCGCTGCTGGCCGACAGCATGGGCGAGGTCGCTGCGGAGTACGGCGTCTGCATGCCGGACTGGCGCGGCCACCGGAACGTCCCGAAACGGTCGGTGTTCGTCGTCGACGAACGCCAGCGGGTACGGTACGCCTGGTCGGCCGACGATCAGACCGTCCTCCCGGACGTGGGCGAGGTCCGCGCGGCCATCGACGACGTGCGCGACGACCGGACCGCCGTCCAGCGGTACGCCCGCGGGTACGAACACCTCGGAGCCGGTCGGGACCGCTTCGAGACCGCCTGGAGCGAGTACGAGGTCGGCGCGTGGCGTGGCGCGGTCGAGCACTTCGACGAGGCGGTTGCGTACTTCGACGCGGCGAGCGAGAGCCTCCGCTCGGCCGAACGGTTCGCCGAGTCCGAGCGCGTCGAGGTGGCGTGTCAGGAGGCCGGCGACCGTGCCGACGACTACCGGCAGGCGGCCCGCTGGTACGCCCGGTCGGCAGAGCACTACGCCGCCGACGACGAACCGCTGGGCGACGAGTACCGCGCCGACGCGGAGGGGCCACACGAGGCAGCGAGCACCGGCGACGCGCTCCCGACGCCGTCGTCGCTGTTCCCGGAGGAGTAG